The window TGTGGTAAGCTCAAATTTGATTATTATGTGGTCTTGAATTGGGTCTAGAAGACTATAAAAGGAGGGTAATCGAGAGGACCTTATAATAGAGAAAAATCTCGATGGAGATATTGGTCAGAATCATAAGCTTTGTGGTGTTCTTGTTAGTGTCTGGTGCGGTGTTGTTGCTACTTAGCTCAAGCTCTGTTCACGGGTTGAGATATGGACCCTCTAAGAGATTCTTTAATAGTAGTGATCAGTCTACCGTTTTGGGTCCCAACATGACGTTTGAAAGTGGACATAACAAAGCGCGAAGAGTGCAAGAAGGTAACGTAGAAGAAGGAGGTTGCGTAAACTgcggaggaagagaaagagactgTGGAGATTGTAGAGGTGAAGATGGAAGCTGTAGAGGTTGTAATGGAACAGGAGGAAGTCCGGGTGATGGTGGAAGAGGCGGTCgtgaaggaggaggaagaggccGGGGAAGAGAAAATGGCAAAGGAGATGGGAAAGGACAAGGTGACAATGGTGGAAAAGAAGATTGCAATGaccataaaaagaagaaaagagatgataggaaCAACGGTGGTGGTGATGTTAATGGTGACGGTGTCGGTATTGGTATTGGTATAGGTATAGGAGGTGAACCTAGCCCTGGAACTGGaggtggtggaggtggaggtggcggcggcggtggtggtggtggacctggtggcggtggtggaggaggtggcggtggaggaggcGGTGGGGGAGGCGTAGGAGATGGATATGGATATGGCCGTGGATGGGGCGGTGGAtatggaggaggaggcggaggaggatgGGGGTGGGGAGGAGATAGCAACAGAGTATGGGGTCCCGGAAACGGCGGTGGTTGTTGGTTTCGCGGTTGTGATAAAAAGTCAACGAAAGGTCAACATTAATCAAACACATTTAAAGACtgttttacatttatttacgaCTGCCATGcatggttatgtttgtttttattatggATTCTTTTTATGAGATGCTTACGATTGAGAGTATTCAAGAAAAATAGTTTCcattttaagaaagaaaaaggtaatgaaataacttcaaatttggaaatcTATATAATTGGTTGATATGTAAACAAAATGTGTAGGCCAAAAAGTGGAGTGGAGATGATCGTaacgttttctttctttttttggaaaaagagaTGATCGTAACGTTTTAGGTTGGAGTTGTGTTTAAGTACAGAGAAGTTGGAAAGTGGGTggataaatttaataaaaaaataggatttttttttttttttttaaactaagcTGTGAATCCCCAATTATTAAAGAGTCCTGTAACTAGTAGTAAACAAGATGGGGATCGAGTAGTTTTGTGGCTTGTCTTAGATCTAAAACTCTACCCATACAAAATTCtataaacatatgttttataCTCTCAGtggtgaaacaaaaagattccGTCAATGTTTAGGTTTTCAATGTTGGTCTACGTAATATGTCTCGGTAGCTTTTTGAAATATGCATTTCAAATGGTATAAAACTTGCGCTTCGACAGCTTCGAACGACTCAAGGGCTAGACTAAATACTAATACATTATACATCCGTACAGGGATGCCAGAGTAGCCAATAACCATCATCAAACTCATTTATTGGAATTTACTGCTATAGACGATCCCTAATCATGCATAGGCACGTTACACAACTAACAAAAATCACGTGTCATGAGTagtctttttcatatttaatttatctatatgaaaaaacaaattatatattttgttcttcacAAAACTGTTACTATGGTTGCACAGTTGACATTCTTATTTGCAGGAATATTTACTACGAATATGTACAAGAAACTCTTCTTATCTAATAGTCATGTATCCATGTTACTCCATTTTTTACGTATTGAGTTTTAGATAATCTTGAATAATAGTCATATAGATCTCtttcaaaacaaatacattgcatacccaaaaaaaaaaattaaaggagttTGAAAAGTAGATGTTACAATTAAGATCTTGGTGGGTTTTCATAGAATTGTGTACCAGGCGTAATCGTTTTATCCGGGCCTTGATTATACAGAATGCCCTTGAACTGATGACCAGCTATGCCTACCGTCGTCTGATATGCATATTCGCAATCTCCATCATCGGTACCACTCATTCTAACGCACCGGAAAAGTGCATCCGATGTCACTTCATCTGGAAATGTTGCATCTCCCATCTCTAACCCAAGCAAATTACACACCATTTAGTGGCTAGTGCTAACACTTCACGacaaaacatatatcaaatCCTAACAAGAGCACAATGTTTTGATTGTCCCAAACACAAAccttaattttactttttacatcaaataaacatttttcatcattttgaaATAGAATTTCTGTATTTAATTTCTTGGACTATACGTGCAATAtctacaatgatatttgatcaAAGAAAAAGTGATGCATTATTGTCTTATAAACATAAAggtaaaatttcatatttttaattactaaaaagaaaccacaaaatatatatatatatcaatatgaaACAACAAtgcaaaactgaaaacaaacctGATGAGTTTAAAGTATTCGGGATGTTCTCAACTCGGTCTCCACCGGTGATTGGATTGGAGGTTGGCGTCTGTATCTGCTGCTGCCGTTCCCGGCGTTTGGCGATGGGGATCCAAGTGCTCCTCACGTGAGTGGGACAGTCGAGCCCGTGGCTCTTGCAGCAAGTTCTACACCTCCCGTGCGTGCACCCTTTCTTGGCTTGGTTTCCACAGTCTTGACAGCTTATGGTTAGGGATCTTGATGACGTGGTCAAATCACAGACGTTGATCTGACCCGGATATAGATCGAGGCTTGGTTGCTGCCATATCTGATTGGTGTGGTGGCTCGTGCTTGGGTTATTTGTGTTTCTGTACCAAACCCAGTTTGCCTTTTGTTGATTGTCTTCTTCGTTGTTTCTTGATGACCCTATCCCAGCCATTTTAAACTTTGACCTAGCTAGCTCCTcctctaaaccctaatctagagtttacaatatccataattcACAAACCCTAGTTACCATGAAGTCTTGAGCTTTTGATAACTCCGGCCACGTCgcctttttgtcttctttgaatGGTCTTCTTAAAACCTAGCTCAAATCCTCTCCGATCATATTGTGTGTTTTCATAGCTGTTGCGCAAACGAAATCAATAAAAGGACATTAATTTCTCCCTTTATCTCTACCTCatctttatctctttctctcggTTCATTACTAGTACTCGTCTCACGGACCATAGCATGCCATGTGGCAGTGATTTAACCGGAGAAATCGCACATGGGTTGTGTCCCAAGGTCATATATTAATGTACATCATCCTATGCTCTGCTGATTAAATTATATTCGCATAAAGATTTTAGTTAAGGTAATCTTCGATTTCTTACGACAAATAGTTCACAACTTGTCGAAAATTtaggtttcttttgttttaaattccATACGACATATGTGCAAGCACATGCAATCATTTACATTCGAAAATTTCATTGCGCTTAAATTTTAATGATAAGAcaaaaactatttaaattttagaatctgaagcttcaaaataaaaaatttactctATACAAtgcaaattttacaaaacagGCGAAGAAATATTTATgttggttttactttttttactttctacCAGTCCCCGATATTGGTCAATTTTCACATTTTTGGTAATTATTTGTTTGTAAGTGTTGTAGCATAAGCAATTAATCTCTTACTGTTGCGGTTAAAAAAAGTGTACATAGTAAACTCAAATCCTATATGCACAACCATTTTAAATTAATAGGGGACGTACGGAGAAATAAAAGAAGCATGTTACTCTAATTTGTATAATACTATATGTAGTGTGGcgttgtgacaaaaaaaaaaaaaaatgtagtgtGGCTATTCAAGGGAACAAAGCGCCACCTACGTTATGCTATTGATAACTTTAATCGTTGTCggttaaatatgataaagaaaaaatcataatatgtAACTTCAAACTGTTAACTTTTTAGTGGAAGATGTattcaaattgtttttaatatctcTAACTGCTTTATGAAAATATGGACGAAATATTCTTCATCATTCATTTTTCGTTTCATCTAGTTTTTGAGTTGAactgttttaaatttaaatttaacccacgataaaaagaaaaactgtttGAGCGAGGAAATTGGAATAgtcctgcaaaaaaaattcaaaactgttttaaatataactcatcttaattgaaaaatatattttgttgtgtgttagttaatcaaacacaaactgtggaaattaataatttgtgtgtataaacaaaaaacagaatGGAGTGATCAGAGAAGGATAACGCCCGAGAAGATATCAATTTCGTTCTCAAATTTGTTGATCGATTCTcgagtctttttgtttttcttattatattcttgatatatttatgtatttttgtaattaatctttatttttttttctaaattctgaaaCCTAGAGGGATATCAGGAGATCTCCAACGAACTTCTGTAATCTATGTATGTATGACCGAACTAAAGTGTTATCCACTTTGATTTTCAGATGcattttgaacaaaaatatcAGAACTGTTCTTAATAGGTTATTTGGAATCTCcttaataagattttttaaaaagttatttattcAATTATAACTGAAATATTGTAGTGAAATGATGTATAGGATAGGATAGTGGAATTCTTAAAACAGAAATGATTTTCATTCTTTGGCTAAATCAAATCCATTAGAATCtcaacaaaacttaaaaaggaaaactaagCAAAACCTACCAATGTTCAAAGAACACTAAAACATTAACTAGTCTTATTCATGAAAGAACATAAACCAACCCTAAGTTGTCTCCTCCTCCGGCAAGTAGTATCTGTTCTTCAACCAAATAGCATCGGCAATAATAGGCTCGTCATCTTTGTTCCTATGCCAAGTGTAATGGGCATGAGTCCTGTTCTTTATCTCAAGCATGGCGTGTCCGAAACTGGCCTCCCTAAAGGCAGAATAACTTGGTTGCGGCTCCGTGTAACTGCATGAAAAATAGAGCATCTTAATCAAACAAGAAAGATACAAAAGCTTTAATCAAGGTcactatatatacaatattatataAAGAGAAACCTGTTAGCAATTCCTTCTATGTTGCCTCCATCTCCAATGGTGATGTAAACGGGTGCAGATTGATCTTTCACCGGAGTACTCATTCCATCAGTAATATTGTACTTAATGTTGGAGACACGCTCTGACCGCTCGTAGGCATGGACATGACCAGCAAAGACGATATCGACTTTGTTTTCGACGAACCATGGCTCGAACGTAACTCTCATGCTCTCACCTTCCATGTAGTGATAATTGTTGCTATTGTACCACGGCGCATGAACAAGAACAATCAACCAGGGAGTCTCTGATCGGTTAACTTTCTTGAGCTCATCCTGGAGCCACGAGTTCTGAGGAGTGTACTTGTCTATAGTACACACGAAAACATTAACATTAATCTGATATAGATCAAAATGTAGTAGAGTTCTAGTCTTAGATCGTACCATAGGCTGAGTATGAGGAGAGTACGATGATGTAAGCGGAGGCTCGTTTGATGGAGTACCAAAGCGGAGAAGTACTCTGTGAGGCTCTGTAGGGAACATGGTAGCGGTTCATGTACGGCTTGAAGGGTTGTGTCTCGCCCTGCGTGCAATTCAATGTTTTaactctaaaactaaaaatGTGTGTTCTTTAATtatggaaaaatataaatagataggAACTTACTAAACTCTGGGCGTAATCAATCTCGTGGTTCCCTGCGGCCCAGATCCAAGGCTGGTACGCGGCGCTTGGTTCCACAAACCGGCCGTATGAATCCCATTTTCTTTGGTCGTGGTTAGGATGATCATCAGCGTAAGACAAGTCTCCGGCAAAAAGCACCGCTTGGCCTTTTGGGTTCGACATGTAATTGTACAATGTCTGATTGGAGGCATAGGTTTGTCCAAGATCacctataaatgtaaaatagttaAGATTAACGAAGTTAGATACAAAACCTCAAAATTCGTTTTTGAAAGTGTGAATCTATATATGGGTTACCTATGACACCGAATGTGTAAGCAACATCTGGACCAACTTTTGGTGGAGTCATGAAGTTGAATTGTCTAATGGAGCGACCAGTTCCAAGCTCGTAGAAATACTTAGTATCATActgcacacacacaaacacacaaaatagtTAGTATATTTAAGAACCCTATTTTAACTAGATTGATAACTTGGAGGACAAGGCCAAGTAAATGTACAAACCTCAAGCCCTTTAATGGTGGCGTGGTGAAGATAACCAGATGTGTAGTCGTAGTATCTATAGGTAGACGTTGACGCTACAGCACTCATCTTTTCACTACCATCAGTATCAGCGTTCCAATATCTAACGATATTAGAACCATCGTCCACGTTTAAAGGAGTTACCCACGAGATAATCATACCTCGGCCAGAGTGATCTCCTTGTGTTATGTGAACCTGAGAAAGGAGCAAGAGTGAACGCTAATTAAGTACCAGAGATAGAAAATGTGCAAAGTGATTTTATAAAGAGAAATTGAGATTAACTTGTTCTGGAGCGTTCAAACCGGCGGGAGGAGGAAAGGTTTCGAGTGGCATTTCTTCGGATGGTTCAGATACTCTGACATAGCTACTGGTGACTCCGGCGTGGCTCACGGCAAAGATACTTAGCAACAAGACCGCATAGCAAAAGAGTGTTAAACGATTTAActtcattttgattttgagttaaAGAAATTTAATAGTGACTAGCTTTGTAAATGATGTTGTTGTGATGTTCTTAGAattgtttatatagagaaacaAGAATGCAAGGTATATTCTAGTTAAATTCCTGTTAAAAATTTTATTCCAACGGaagtttgtttataaaatatttttagaaatgtttcaaaaaaaaaaagaagatataataTTCTTGGAATTattctaaatatatttgaatacgAGATCAGGCTGATTTGAGTGaaagaataattattatttgtaaaaaataacaacaaatctatttacaaattacaaaatataatttattcaaGTTACGATGTTTTCCCAAAATTAGACATATATATTAACtgaaaatatctattttaattttaatccatcaaaaaattaattaaaaaataaaagagttatAAAGAAATGTTCGGCCCATGGCACTAGTCTAATCCCTTGCCAAACATGTGCTATATATAGCAcgaattaaaatttatttatacaattttttgaatatttctatatgttaaaataatattttgatatgttttatgagtttttaaataATCACATAATATAATATGAACCCGTTATctgtattaaatattataatttatcataTTCATTACATTTAAACTGTCAtctcatataaatattttaaaacttttttttaattacttttagtaaattttttttgtatgttcaatatttatcatatttattaaaatatcaaattaagcttaaactttatatttatcataatattggtaatttttttgtatggtaCCTTGATTGTAGTCCAttaattaagataaataaacGAAAAACATTGACAATacgtaaatttttaaaaaaatggtttgaatTCAAAGAGACTATACAGAATCTTGGGTTTGGTATCCAAATGTCCCAAACTTGCATGAGTTGTTTGACTAATTCACTCCATTTTGGTTATTATAatagtttgtttgttattaagATTTGTATAAAGTTTAAATTAACTCAATTTAAGTTTGATAGAGCCAAATTAGAACCGAAAGTTAAAAGTGATGAGATTAAAATGTTAAGATGAAATTTGTGACAAATTTACGTTAATCTAATGTAGAGCTGATTCTTCTAGCTagatatactatataaataacattatatacAAGGTGTGTCAGTTTAACttcattttgattttgtgtttagaGAAATCTAATAGTGTCTTGCtttgtaaatgattttgttatgATGTGATCGAAATTTTTATACagtatagagaaaaaaagaatgctaGGTATATTCCACTTAAATTCTTAAAGATTTTGTTCCATAGTTTAGAAAATATTCTTACAATTATGCTAAAGATTTTTTACTCCTTTTGTTTCTGCCGGTCACCTTGGTGGTCTCTAGGAGAATTCTGAATAATAACTATTTGTCAGTTGTCACTAGGAAAAAGAATcataaaatattctaaaaatttatTCAGTTACGATGTTTTTCtcaacaatttttcaaaaaattagtagaaaaaaaaatgagttaagaAATGTTCGGCCAATATCTAATGGCACTACTGCACTAGTCTATTCCATTGGCTACGTGATTATAGAAATCTAGCAATTTGATTTTAGATAGAGCAAATCTTAATAGACttaataaaatcaattttttttatcagcctagtttatatacaaataattaaaaatgtatgaACTCTTGAATGAGAGATCAACGAAATTATAAAACGTTTAATTCTctataacaataaaattaaggTGAAATTTCTTAAATCGAATATACCATAAAGATGTTTCAAATCTTATTTATATGAAATCATTAACCACATAAGAATTTACCTACGCTTCAAAATAATCaacatttatatttataaacttgTTGGTAGTGTTTTAGTAAGAGGGATTTGAAACATATTATTATAGTAATTTGGCTactttatgtattattataGGTAATTTTCCTTATATTTATCATCTATTTTTAGAATAAGTTATAAACAAACTAAGTTGAGTCGATGAAATCCACgaagtatatatttaaatcaaaatcaaaacaaataatagtTAGGAAATTCAAAAAATGTGTTCATTTCCATTGAAAAGACTGCAATAACGGAAAGAATTGTGAATTAAGCTTGTAAATTGGTTAAAGAACACAATGATTACCCTATGGTTCTAAAGAATTGAGAAGTAGAAAAAAAGATTGCACGATAATcgtaaaatctaaatatttaatCGTCTttggttatataaaaaaaaaattgaataaaagcGCATAAAATGTATAGGATAATTGActaatttaatacaaaaattatgtgtagtgtcatggcaaaaaaacaATTCGATATTTTGTTTACTTAATAATAATTGGCAAAtacaaatctttcttttaatctatcataattttaaaattattcgaacaagaaaaagaaataagaagcGGTTCGATCAATTTCtttcaaaactaaataattatgaGAAGTAGAATGACCTTCAACAGCATATACTAATGCTAAGTAGAATGAACTTGAACATCACATACTATAACTAACTAAACACTCAACTTCTCAAGATTAttgttaaagattttatttaattatattttgtatataattatatttctatatattctaCTTTCATGACCATTTTGCGCTAGTCTAATTAATAGCCCTATTTAGAGCATTGTATAATCATGATCCATTTGGCCTTTAACAACATGATTATATAAATAAccttttaattatagaaattaaataatttaaactcacaaaatacaaatacaaattctTAGACATGCAaactcatacaaaaaaaaaaaaaaacacaaacatatcTTTCCTCTCATTTCCATTATGCCCATTCaatactacaaaatcaagaGTTATTAATTTTCCTGCAGTTCTTCCTGATCTCACCACTCGAACCTGTCAAGGGAGAGATGTTCCCCATCTTGACCATCGATTCAGCGAACTGCTCAAAGAACTCTTCTTGATCCTCTGCATACTTCTTCACGAGCTCTCTCGATTGTTCATTGCTAGAGAACAAGACTTGGTCGGAATTCAACAGTCCCATGTTCTCGATCAAGTTCTTGAAGTAGCTGTTATCAAACCTCCCGGCACTGTTGATGTCAAGCTCCGACAGGATTTGATCCCCACCGGATCTCGGGCACCTTTGACGCAAGTTGGCAGCATAGGATTGCTCTAAGGTTGTGTCGGGACTTCCGTTTCCAGATTGGTTGTAAAGTCTTTGTCTGAAACTAGTGCATCTTGAGAATCCAATGGTGTGGCTCCCTGAACAAAATGTGGGTAAGGTTATGATTAAATTGTCTTTGAAGGTTTAACGTTAGCCTGAAGTAAAtccaaaaaagtaaaattttgtcTTGTGTGTGAAGTAAGCTTACCGGAGAGAGCAACAACGTCGGTGAGGTCAAGACCTTGATTGTTAAATCTCGAGACAATTATGTTGAAAGTGTTGTTAGGTGCAGggatgttgttgtttgatcCACTCAAACTTGCACTTGTCGAATCTCTTCTTCCCAAAGGAACCATCCAGCTTGGTCCACCAGTCTacacacaaaaccaaaccaaatcagatctcgaaaattttgaaaaaggaaTAGAGACAGAGGCAGAAAATAAAGTGGCTTACAAGAACAGAGGAGTCTCTAGCAGCTAGAGTTAAGGCGTCAGCACAAGAAACAGTGTTAGGGCATTCACTCTCCAGTGCAGCTTTGATCTCGTCAACAACTTCAAACCCGCGGGCCGATCTGCTGTTAGGGTTTGAGTTCTTCTCAGTAACTATACTCCCACTTGTGTCTAAAAGCAACGATCCATCACAACCCTACACAGaataaacagattaaattaGAGAAGATTAGTCTCAAACATTAGTCGTTAACTTTTTGAGAAAGTTACTTAAAAAGAACTCTTCAATACCTGAACGAAACAATCATGGAAATGGAGCCTCATGAGGGAAGCAGCCATACGAGTCTCCCTTGCAACAGCGTTGGCTACAACTGACCTCACAATTTCCTCGGCTCTAGGGCACGAGCTGCGGTAGAAACCTGGGAAGAGATTCCCTCTCTCACGGCCATAGTTACTCTCGTCGTCGTGGCAGATGCAGAGAGTAAAAGCGTAAGTAAGATATAGAAGAACGAGAAAGCTTCCGATTCTTGCCATTGTCAGTTTCGGTTAGCTAtatcaagaaagaagaaaggagaCAGATGACTTTGTGATGGTAAGAGATatggaagaggagaagaagaatcgaaaGTATATATAGGCGACTAAGGCGAGAGAGAGTTCGTGGATTTTGGCGTCATGGAGAGGAAAAAGCAAAGGCAATAGAGTTGGTACCTTGAATGGAGCCCAttaattaagataaataaatgaaaaaatatgacaatacgtacatttttaaaaaatggtgtGAATTCAAAGAGACTATACAAAATCTTCGGTTCGGTATCCAAATGTCCCAAACTTGCATGAGTTGTTTGACTAATTCACCTCCATTTTGgttattataataatttgttagttattaaggTTTGTATAAAGTTTAAACTCAGTTTAATTTGATAGAGCCAAAATAGAACCAAAAGTGAAAAGTGATGAGATTAAAATGTTAAGATGAAATTTGTGACAAAATTAGGTTGATCTAATATTTAGTTGATTCACctaagttaaataaaattatatacaagGTGTGATTCGGTCACAACGCACGCGGCAAATATTAAACGCGTTTTGTAGTttttgacactttttttttttttatcaaagatgTGTTATCATTCCATTAGATAGAAAATAACACACAAGACCAGGATTGACACTTAAGATTTAAACCTAGCTGTAAGAAATGCATTGTATAGTTTTACTTGGTCGTGATTAAATAATAGTCTAGCAATGTTTGTGAaggtttttttaagaaaaagagacaaagagtAGGAACAGTTT is drawn from Camelina sativa cultivar DH55 chromosome 1, Cs, whole genome shotgun sequence and contains these coding sequences:
- the LOC109128523 gene encoding putative glycine-rich cell wall structural protein 1; translation: MEILVRIISFVVFLLVSGAVLLLLSSSSVHGLRYGPSKRFFNSSDQSTVLGPNMTFESGHNKARRVQEGNVEEGGCVNCGGRERDCGDCRGEDGSCRGCNGTGGSPGDGGRGGREGGGRGRGRENGKGDGKGQGDNGGKEDCNDHKKKKRDDRNNGGGDVNGDGVGIGIGIGIGGEPSPGTGGGGGGGGGGGGGGVGDGYGYGRGWGGGYGGGGGGGWGWGGDSNRVWGPGNGGGCWFRGCDKKSTKGQH
- the LOC104700163 gene encoding protein SHI RELATED SEQUENCE 4-like, with the translated sequence MVRETSTSNEPRERDKDEGLEEELARSKFKMAGIGSSRNNEEDNQQKANWVWYRNTNNPSTSHHTNQIWQQPSLDLYPGQINVCDLTTSSRSLTISCQDCGNQAKKGCTHGRCRTCCKSHGLDCPTHVRSTWIPIAKRRERQQQIQTPTSNPITGGDRVENIPNTLNSSEMGDATFPDEVTSDALFRCVRMSGTDDGDCEYAYQTTVGIAGHQFKGILYNQGPDKTITPGTQFYENPPRS
- the LOC104700172 gene encoding purple acid phosphatase 5, with translation MKLNRLTLFCYAVLLLSIFAVSHAGVTSSYVRVSEPSEEMPLETFPPPAGLNAPEQVHITQGDHSGRGMIISWVTPLNVDDGSNIVRYWNADTDGSEKMSAVASTSTYRYYDYTSGYLHHATIKGLEYDTKYFYELGTGRSIRQFNFMTPPKVGPDVAYTFGVIGDLGQTYASNQTLYNYMSNPKGQAVLFAGDLSYADDHPNHDQRKWDSYGRFVEPSAAYQPWIWAAGNHEIDYAQSLGETQPFKPYMNRYHVPYRASQSTSPLWYSIKRASAYIIVLSSYSAYDKYTPQNSWLQDELKKVNRSETPWLIVLVHAPWYNSNNYHYMEGESMRVTFEPWFVENKVDIVFAGHVHAYERSERVSNIKYNITDGMSTPVKDQSAPVYITIGDGGNIEGIANSYTEPQPSYSAFREASFGHAMLEIKNRTHAHYTWHRNKDDEPIIADAIWLKNRYYLPEEETT
- the LOC104700180 gene encoding peroxidase 15, translating into MARIGSFLVLLYLTYAFTLCICHDDESNYGRERGNLFPGFYRSSCPRAEEIVRSVVANAVARETRMAASLMRLHFHDCFVQGCDGSLLLDTSGSIVTEKNSNPNSRSARGFEVVDEIKAALESECPNTVSCADALTLAARDSSVLTGGPSWMVPLGRRDSTSASLSGSNNNIPAPNNTFNIIVSRFNNQGLDLTDVVALSGSHTIGFSRCTSFRQRLYNQSGNGSPDTTLEQSYAANLRQRCPRSGGDQILSELDINSAGRFDNSYFKNLIENMGLLNSDQVLFSSNEQSRELVKKYAEDQEEFFEQFAESMVKMGNISPLTGSSGEIRKNCRKINNS